One genomic segment of Aquipluma nitroreducens includes these proteins:
- a CDS encoding 5'-nucleotidase C-terminal domain-containing protein has product MSKIVGVTATALVKGKPDSKLTNLVSDILLKCANDYCAEKHLNISPDIAYVNYGGLRASLPQGEITVGHIFELMPFENEIVLVKISGESILKMAERIAGRGGEGVSGLKLGIRNEKVGTLTIGGKPVDPAASYWVVTNDYIANGGDQMSMFITPLDKIETKIKIRDILIRSLNEMFRRDGVIDVKEDGRIYNEQ; this is encoded by the coding sequence ATGTCAAAAATAGTTGGTGTTACAGCAACAGCTCTTGTAAAAGGCAAACCTGATAGTAAACTCACTAATTTGGTTTCCGATATTCTCCTGAAATGCGCCAATGATTATTGCGCTGAAAAGCATTTGAATATTAGTCCGGATATTGCATATGTAAATTATGGCGGACTGAGGGCTTCGCTTCCACAGGGAGAAATTACGGTAGGTCATATTTTTGAGTTGATGCCTTTTGAAAATGAGATTGTTTTGGTTAAAATCTCGGGCGAATCGATCCTGAAAATGGCCGAACGCATTGCTGGTAGAGGAGGGGAAGGGGTTTCGGGTCTTAAACTTGGAATCCGGAATGAAAAGGTTGGTACTCTAACGATTGGTGGTAAGCCTGTCGATCCGGCAGCCTCCTATTGGGTGGTAACCAATGATTACATTGCCAATGGAGGCGATCAGATGAGTATGTTTATTACTCCGTTGGATAAAATTGAAACAAAGATAAAAATAAGGGATATCTTAATTCGTTCGTTGAATGAGATGTTCCGAAGAGATGGAGTTATTGATGTAAAAGAGGATGGGAGGATTTATAATGAGCAATAG
- a CDS encoding N-acetylmuramoyl-L-alanine amidase family protein → MLKILNPPYIKAHYPYQIIVSGILIFFCFQLSAQEYQTYKAKKGDGIYSVLKQNGYSYTESLNQFIELNKSKLGKENALIIGKVYRLPLKTDTIAEVQKIQAKIEALPEKTVYEIFGKKYREITIKSKELAGAIYYLESGHGGPDPGAIGNLNGHILCEDEYAYDVTLRLARNLIERGATVYLIIRDPNDGIRDEQYLAPDKDEVCYPDNEIPLSQLARLKQSTAAVNSLHALNKKKFQRLVVIHVDSRSEKENIDVFFYHDKGSNTGKRMANTLKETFEKKYAEHQPNRGYSGSVSDRNLYVIKNAVSPAVFIELGNINHTRDQQRFINPDNRQAVANWLRDGLIDDFKKSIK, encoded by the coding sequence ATGCTCAAGATACTAAATCCACCATATATTAAAGCGCATTATCCTTACCAAATAATTGTTTCCGGAATACTGATATTCTTTTGTTTTCAACTGTCGGCACAGGAATACCAAACCTATAAAGCGAAAAAAGGAGATGGCATTTATTCGGTACTAAAACAAAATGGGTACTCTTATACCGAATCTTTAAATCAATTCATCGAATTGAACAAATCCAAACTTGGAAAAGAAAATGCCCTTATTATTGGCAAAGTATATCGATTACCTCTAAAAACAGACACGATTGCTGAAGTTCAAAAAATTCAGGCGAAAATTGAAGCTCTTCCTGAAAAAACTGTTTACGAAATATTCGGAAAGAAATACCGTGAAATCACCATAAAAAGTAAAGAGCTTGCAGGCGCTATCTATTACCTCGAAAGCGGACATGGTGGCCCTGATCCGGGGGCAATAGGTAACTTGAACGGACACATCCTTTGTGAGGATGAATATGCCTACGATGTAACTCTCCGATTGGCACGAAACCTGATTGAACGTGGAGCAACAGTTTACCTGATCATTCGCGATCCAAACGATGGAATCCGCGATGAACAATACCTGGCTCCCGATAAAGACGAAGTCTGCTATCCTGACAACGAGATTCCATTGAGCCAGTTGGCTCGTTTAAAGCAGAGTACTGCCGCGGTTAATAGTCTGCATGCACTTAATAAAAAGAAATTTCAACGACTGGTGGTTATTCATGTTGATTCAAGAAGCGAGAAAGAGAATATCGATGTTTTCTTTTATCATGACAAAGGAAGCAACACTGGGAAACGGATGGCCAATACGCTCAAGGAAACTTTCGAGAAAAAATATGCCGAACACCAGCCCAACCGGGGCTACTCCGGAAGTGTGTCGGACCGAAACCTCTATGTCATAAAAAACGCTGTTTCACCTGCCGTTTTTATCGAACTCGGCAACATTAATCACACCCGCGACCAACAACGATTCATTAATCCCGACAACCGCCAGGCGGTAGCCAATTGGTTACGCGACGGATTGATTGATGACTTCAAAAAGAGCATCAAATGA
- a CDS encoding thiol-disulfide oxidoreductase DCC family protein, translating to MIPVIPEGKILVQFDGMCILCSEAVRFILKADKKKIFLFQALQNSGEDKDFETIIVTDKQSTYEYFDAILKIGKELGGAYSFIVIFRILPQKWRYSLYVWVARNRFRWFGKRDSCYLPSGEEKERFI from the coding sequence ATGATTCCGGTCATTCCTGAAGGGAAAATTCTTGTCCAGTTTGATGGCATGTGCATCTTATGCAGCGAAGCAGTTCGATTTATCCTGAAAGCCGATAAGAAAAAGATATTCCTGTTTCAGGCACTTCAAAATTCCGGAGAAGATAAAGACTTCGAAACAATTATAGTAACCGACAAGCAGTCGACATACGAATACTTTGATGCAATTTTAAAAATCGGGAAAGAGTTGGGAGGAGCTTATAGTTTTATAGTCATTTTCAGGATTTTACCTCAAAAATGGCGATATTCACTGTACGTTTGGGTTGCACGAAACCGGTTCCGTTGGTTTGGGAAGCGCGACTCATGTTATTTACCTTCCGGGGAAGAAAAAGAAAGGTTCATCTAA
- a CDS encoding DUF4924 family protein, protein MIIARELRKTNIAEYILYMWQVEDLLRACSFDPEKIEQQLVKRYNADEVAGKEIADWYRNLSVMMEKEHVQEKGHLQVIVNLINDLNEFHLKMLAVQIDPEYVMLHQRNQEAITEVMQKTSNDVDNEVGACLNALYGFMMLKLKSSEISTQTQQTIEKLAHQIGHLSARYIQFENDDFEF, encoded by the coding sequence ATGATTATAGCCCGCGAATTACGAAAAACAAATATTGCTGAATACATTCTGTACATGTGGCAGGTTGAAGACTTGTTGCGAGCCTGTTCATTCGATCCTGAAAAAATAGAGCAGCAACTCGTCAAACGATACAATGCTGATGAGGTTGCAGGTAAAGAAATTGCTGACTGGTATCGTAATCTGTCGGTTATGATGGAAAAAGAACATGTTCAGGAAAAAGGACATTTGCAGGTCATTGTTAATCTAATCAACGATTTAAATGAGTTTCATCTCAAAATGCTGGCGGTTCAAATCGATCCGGAATACGTGATGCTTCATCAGAGAAACCAGGAAGCGATAACCGAAGTCATGCAAAAGACATCAAACGATGTTGACAACGAAGTGGGAGCTTGCCTGAATGCCTTGTATGGTTTTATGATGCTCAAATTGAAGAGTTCCGAGATTTCAACACAAACCCAACAGACTATCGAAAAGTTGGCGCATCAAATTGGCCATTTATCTGCCCGGTACATTCAGTTCGAAAACGATGATTTTGAATTTTAG
- a CDS encoding RNA-binding S4 domain-containing protein — MAEGTRIDKYLFAVRLYKTRSLASEECRKGKVTIGGMNVKPSRELKVGETIQLRRPPITRSYKVLALTENRMAAKMVPEFLLETTPASELEILEVQKNMSVYNRERGTGRPTKKERRDLDDFFNV, encoded by the coding sequence CGAATCGACAAATATCTTTTTGCTGTGCGTCTGTATAAAACGCGCAGTCTGGCTTCCGAAGAATGCCGAAAAGGGAAAGTTACCATTGGCGGAATGAACGTTAAGCCATCGCGCGAATTAAAAGTAGGAGAAACCATTCAGTTGCGCCGGCCTCCGATTACCCGAAGCTACAAGGTTTTAGCTCTCACCGAAAACCGGATGGCTGCTAAAATGGTTCCTGAATTTTTGTTGGAAACGACTCCGGCTTCAGAATTGGAAATTCTGGAAGTTCAGAAGAATATGAGTGTGTATAATCGTGAACGGGGAACCGGACGGCCAACCAAAAAAGAACGCCGCGATCTCGACGACTTCTTCAATGTTTAG